A single genomic interval of Brevibacillus brevis harbors:
- a CDS encoding serine hydrolase domain-containing protein has product MDHASVSALEAFVQQFMEKEKVPGLSIGISRDGETIYQKGFGVTDLGTNQPVTPETIFGIASVTKSFTAAAIMQLVAEGKLSVDDSIRSYLPDLQVKGDIHTDKITIHHLLSHTSGVPPLLRREELTRLPEHIAYLSEVQFDPLGVPGEYISYSNDMFLLLGAIIERVTGKRYRTYVTERLLAPLEMNRSTYNLEEVARFSDVSVPYVKGEEQQLKKVPWPTLGNYEVGGGIRSCVVDLLKYGQLYINAGRYKEKQVADGASLRAMWQPVHRLTKDAWYGYALKTTPNYAEITLVEHGGGQPGVSSNFGFVPEKGLVVTVLSNLENVPIRNVWLAAVNAALGLPLVHKEDEAPLYTPTREELEKLVGTYTSGEGGRLRLFLRDDAPVAEVAGVEYELRASSHDTLIDVQNGQPLRFFFKKQQQAWAVLMGLRMLCRSEDKF; this is encoded by the coding sequence ATGGACCACGCGAGCGTTTCAGCTTTGGAAGCATTTGTGCAGCAGTTCATGGAGAAGGAAAAGGTGCCGGGGCTCTCTATTGGCATCTCCCGGGATGGTGAGACCATCTATCAAAAAGGCTTTGGTGTGACCGATCTGGGGACGAATCAGCCAGTAACACCCGAGACTATTTTCGGCATTGCTTCGGTTACCAAATCGTTTACGGCTGCAGCCATCATGCAGCTTGTGGCAGAAGGCAAGCTGTCTGTTGACGACTCAATTCGCAGCTATTTGCCTGATTTGCAAGTAAAGGGGGATATACATACTGACAAAATCACGATTCACCATTTGCTCTCCCACACTTCAGGTGTTCCACCGCTGCTGCGGCGTGAAGAACTGACGAGACTGCCCGAGCATATTGCCTATTTGAGCGAAGTCCAATTTGACCCCCTTGGTGTGCCAGGTGAGTATATCAGTTACAGTAACGACATGTTTCTCCTGCTGGGAGCCATTATCGAGCGTGTCACTGGGAAGCGCTACCGTACCTATGTAACAGAACGCCTGCTAGCGCCGCTCGAAATGAATCGCTCGACGTATAACCTGGAAGAAGTCGCTCGCTTTTCCGATGTCTCCGTCCCTTATGTCAAAGGGGAGGAGCAGCAACTAAAAAAAGTGCCGTGGCCCACGCTCGGCAACTATGAAGTGGGGGGAGGCATCCGCTCCTGCGTCGTTGACTTGCTAAAATACGGTCAGCTCTATATTAATGCCGGGCGTTATAAAGAGAAGCAGGTCGCAGATGGAGCCTCGCTTAGAGCCATGTGGCAGCCGGTTCATCGACTGACAAAAGACGCCTGGTATGGCTATGCGCTCAAAACAACCCCCAATTATGCAGAAATAACGCTAGTTGAGCATGGGGGCGGTCAGCCTGGGGTATCGTCGAACTTCGGGTTTGTACCGGAAAAAGGGCTGGTCGTCACCGTTCTTTCCAACCTGGAAAACGTGCCAATTCGCAACGTCTGGCTGGCTGCTGTGAATGCTGCCCTTGGTTTGCCGCTTGTACACAAAGAAGACGAAGCTCCGCTCTATACGCCAACGAGAGAAGAGCTAGAGAAGCTCGTCGGGACGTACACGTCAGGGGAAGGCGGAAGATTGCGACTCTTCCTTCGAGATGATGCTCCTGTTGCAGAGGTAGCTGGTGTTGAGTACGAATTACGGGCCAGCAGCCACGATACGCTGATCGATGTACAAAACGGACAACCTCTGCGCTTCTTTTTCAAAAAGCAGCAGCAAGCATGGGCGGTCCTCATGGGGCTGAGGATGCTTTGTAGGAGTGAAGACAAGTTCTAG
- a CDS encoding DoxX family protein, which yields MTLIVLQVIVAIFFMFTGTKIISGKMANEFDRFGLPPIFNFLTGFIEIISSIGLIIGIWFSIAAFLSGLLLGVTMLVAAFILLVIARDPFPKALPALVLCFLSFFISMYHY from the coding sequence ATGACCCTAATCGTTTTGCAAGTCATCGTTGCGATCTTCTTTATGTTTACAGGTACAAAAATTATTTCCGGTAAAATGGCGAATGAATTTGACCGCTTTGGACTCCCTCCCATCTTTAACTTCTTAACGGGCTTTATTGAGATCATCAGTTCCATTGGCTTGATTATTGGAATATGGTTTTCGATCGCTGCATTCCTATCAGGATTGCTTTTAGGCGTGACCATGTTGGTAGCTGCTTTCATCCTACTTGTGATTGCTAGAGATCCTTTTCCGAAAGCATTACCGGCGCTCGTTCTTTGCTTTCTGTCCTTTTTCATCTCGATGTATCATTATTAG
- a CDS encoding MarR family winged helix-turn-helix transcriptional regulator: MELFNLTGFLLHRTDMKMTNYFKKRLKQFEITPEQWGILSVMDGERAITQKDLSDAIDRDQTTVVRMIYSLEKKGIVIRTLNDADKRSHNLLLSDKGMELKSKLLPVVTEAHSHVTQNLTDVEIAELHALLDKLYQVVKDE, translated from the coding sequence ATGGAATTATTCAATCTGACCGGATTTCTTCTTCACCGAACAGATATGAAAATGACGAACTATTTTAAGAAGAGGTTAAAACAATTTGAGATCACGCCAGAGCAATGGGGCATTCTTAGTGTCATGGATGGAGAAAGAGCGATCACACAAAAGGATCTTTCGGATGCGATTGACCGCGATCAAACCACCGTCGTCAGAATGATCTACTCGCTTGAAAAAAAGGGAATCGTCATTCGCACGTTAAATGACGCGGATAAACGCTCTCATAACTTGTTGCTGAGTGACAAAGGGATGGAGCTCAAATCAAAGCTACTACCCGTCGTTACCGAAGCGCATAGCCATGTAACGCAAAACCTTACCGATGTAGAGATTGCGGAATTACATGCATTGCTCGACAAGCTCTATCAAGTAGTAAAAGATGAATAA
- a CDS encoding ABC transporter substrate-binding protein, with the protein MGFRSWISVALQLTMATALLVGCSQPAATPDSASPSGANGVTLKMVESITSPQRTALLKEMLAQFEAKNPGIKVDLISPPFEGADQKITQMLMAKEELDVLEVREFNAKQFSMNGFIENLKPYTEKWKNYDQLTDVAKRRATWVDKAPYYIPNGLYQRVLYYRTDWFKEAGIEVPKTWDELLVAAKKLTDPTKNRYGYSFRGGATGWDYALITMWAYNGTEVDADSAFFMKDGRTLFSTPQSLEAMQYYKQLYKEGSPKDSVSWGFQEMVQGFVAGSTAMLIQDPDVIDGAKEKMQEGTWATAPIPIGPSGVAQQVVGGPGWGMTSYSKHKEEAWKLIEFLSDPEQSTHFAKKTSTIPVVKSAAEDEFYKTGYFQPFIEMSQQPTKFLDVSRPVDYKGWGAWQSTADKDIQSFLLDQLTAEDLLKKWDQYWTKEKAERK; encoded by the coding sequence ATGGGATTTCGTTCCTGGATTTCTGTGGCGCTCCAATTAACGATGGCGACAGCATTGCTTGTAGGCTGTAGTCAGCCAGCGGCCACTCCTGACTCAGCATCGCCGTCAGGTGCGAATGGCGTCACGCTAAAAATGGTAGAGAGCATTACTAGCCCACAACGAACTGCGCTTTTAAAAGAAATGCTAGCCCAGTTTGAAGCGAAGAATCCGGGGATCAAAGTCGATCTGATTTCACCGCCATTTGAAGGAGCGGATCAGAAGATCACACAGATGCTGATGGCAAAAGAAGAGCTGGACGTGCTAGAGGTTCGCGAATTCAATGCCAAGCAGTTTTCGATGAACGGCTTTATTGAAAATTTGAAGCCCTACACAGAGAAATGGAAAAATTACGATCAGCTAACTGACGTCGCCAAACGTCGAGCCACTTGGGTGGACAAAGCTCCTTATTACATTCCGAATGGACTGTACCAGCGCGTCTTGTATTATCGGACGGACTGGTTTAAGGAAGCAGGGATCGAGGTGCCGAAAACGTGGGATGAGCTCTTGGTAGCAGCCAAAAAGCTGACGGACCCAACCAAAAACCGCTACGGGTACAGCTTCCGGGGAGGTGCGACCGGGTGGGATTACGCACTGATCACCATGTGGGCCTACAACGGGACAGAGGTCGACGCTGACTCCGCCTTTTTCATGAAGGATGGACGCACACTCTTTTCCACGCCGCAATCACTGGAAGCGATGCAGTATTACAAACAGCTTTACAAAGAAGGTTCTCCAAAAGATTCTGTGAGCTGGGGCTTTCAGGAGATGGTACAGGGCTTTGTAGCCGGTTCGACTGCCATGCTGATTCAAGACCCTGACGTCATCGATGGAGCCAAGGAGAAGATGCAGGAAGGGACGTGGGCGACCGCTCCGATTCCGATTGGCCCTTCAGGTGTCGCCCAACAAGTAGTCGGTGGGCCGGGCTGGGGGATGACTTCGTACTCGAAGCACAAGGAAGAGGCGTGGAAGCTGATTGAATTCCTGTCTGATCCTGAACAGAGCACTCATTTTGCGAAAAAGACTTCCACGATTCCTGTCGTGAAAAGCGCGGCAGAAGATGAATTTTACAAGACAGGTTACTTCCAGCCGTTTATTGAGATGAGCCAGCAGCCGACGAAGTTCCTCGATGTTTCACGTCCTGTGGACTACAAAGGCTGGGGAGCTTGGCAAAGCACGGCGGATAAAGATATTCAGAGCTTTTTGCTCGATCAGCTCACCGCAGAGGACCTGTTGAAAAAATGGGATCAATACTGGACGAAAGAAAAAGCCGAGCGAAAGTAG
- a CDS encoding carbohydrate ABC transporter permease, with translation MDTQKPIVMTTKQVVPEGKKSFRISKEGRFIFLCLLPAILFVSVFTYYPLVRGIIMSFQNYTLFDLMNIQFIGLDNFVNVLTSPDFPRVAMNSFYWVFFSLVFQLLFGFMLALLMRKKFRGRGIYQAFVFFPWAMSGFLIGLIWRWMFNAQFGVINDLLLKTGLIDAPISFLADGTWAMAAVIIANIWYGVAFFAIMILAALQSIPEELYEAAAMDGAGRIQQFWRVTLPYIMPTMLVTILLRVIWILNFPDIIYAMTNGAPAGSTHIFATYMIDKVIFGQDYGQASAVGVIIVLILMLFTIFYVKATKVEKGGDF, from the coding sequence TTGGACACACAAAAACCCATCGTCATGACGACGAAGCAGGTTGTGCCGGAAGGGAAGAAATCGTTCCGAATCTCCAAAGAAGGTCGCTTTATCTTTTTGTGCCTTTTGCCCGCCATCTTGTTTGTTTCGGTCTTTACGTATTATCCACTCGTGCGTGGAATCATCATGTCTTTTCAGAACTACACGCTCTTTGACTTGATGAATATTCAGTTCATTGGGCTGGACAACTTTGTGAACGTACTGACAAGCCCAGACTTCCCTCGTGTTGCCATGAACAGCTTTTACTGGGTGTTTTTCTCGCTTGTTTTTCAATTGCTGTTTGGATTCATGCTGGCCCTCTTGATGCGTAAAAAATTTCGCGGGAGAGGAATTTACCAGGCATTTGTCTTTTTCCCGTGGGCGATGTCGGGCTTTTTGATTGGGCTGATTTGGCGGTGGATGTTCAATGCCCAATTTGGCGTCATTAACGATTTGCTTCTGAAAACAGGTCTGATCGATGCGCCGATCTCCTTTTTGGCGGATGGCACTTGGGCGATGGCTGCGGTCATTATCGCGAATATTTGGTATGGCGTCGCGTTTTTTGCCATTATGATTCTGGCTGCCCTGCAATCGATCCCAGAGGAGCTGTACGAAGCGGCGGCGATGGATGGAGCGGGGCGGATTCAGCAGTTTTGGAGGGTAACACTGCCGTATATCATGCCAACGATGCTGGTGACGATCCTGTTGCGGGTCATTTGGATTCTCAACTTCCCGGATATTATTTACGCGATGACGAATGGAGCTCCTGCAGGCTCCACGCATATATTCGCTACCTACATGATCGATAAAGTCATCTTTGGACAAGACTACGGGCAAGCCTCGGCTGTGGGTGTCATCATCGTGCTGATTTTGATGTTATTCACGATCTTTTACGTGAAAGCGACCAAAGTAGAGAAGGGAGGGGACTTCTGA
- a CDS encoding carbohydrate ABC transporter permease — translation MHREHLGWRTARAIVLTLFLAFAIFPLYWIIITSLKGQKEIFSLPIQYWPEQVTLINYLEIFQISHFQVYIWNSFLVSLVASAMVVFIAVLGGYVLARFSFKGKRQVMFGFLVTQMIPMFIGMAPLYMMMSKMHILNSLFSLMLIYTVMLIPFCTIIMSGFFQRIPNALEEAAMMDGCSRLSALFRVIVPIMLPGIAATFIFAFVQCWNELIMAVLFIDEESVKTIPVAMNAFIKKYDIEWGAMSAATVLSVIPTMLLFAFCQKYLVEGLTQGAVKG, via the coding sequence ATGCACCGTGAACATCTAGGGTGGAGGACTGCCAGAGCGATTGTATTGACCTTGTTTCTTGCGTTCGCGATTTTCCCGCTGTATTGGATTATCATTACGTCGCTCAAAGGTCAAAAGGAAATCTTTTCGCTCCCGATTCAATATTGGCCGGAACAGGTGACACTGATCAACTACTTGGAGATCTTTCAGATTTCTCACTTTCAGGTGTACATCTGGAACAGCTTTCTCGTTTCCTTGGTCGCTTCGGCTATGGTCGTGTTCATCGCGGTGCTCGGCGGTTACGTGTTGGCCCGCTTTTCGTTTAAAGGAAAGCGGCAGGTGATGTTCGGGTTTCTCGTCACCCAAATGATCCCGATGTTCATTGGCATGGCGCCGTTGTACATGATGATGTCCAAGATGCACATCTTAAACAGCCTGTTTTCGTTGATGCTCATCTACACGGTCATGCTAATACCGTTTTGTACGATCATCATGTCCGGCTTTTTTCAACGGATACCCAACGCATTGGAGGAAGCGGCGATGATGGACGGCTGTTCGCGGCTGAGCGCCCTGTTTCGCGTCATCGTGCCGATCATGCTCCCCGGAATTGCGGCCACGTTTATTTTCGCCTTCGTTCAATGCTGGAACGAGCTGATTATGGCCGTTCTGTTCATTGATGAAGAGTCAGTCAAAACGATTCCGGTCGCGATGAATGCCTTCATCAAAAAGTACGATATCGAGTGGGGAGCGATGTCGGCAGCTACGGTGTTGTCAGTCATCCCGACGATGCTGTTGTTTGCCTTTTGCCAAAAGTATTTGGTGGAAGGGCTCACACAGGGTGCTGTAAAGGGCTAG
- a CDS encoding phosphotransferase family protein, translating to MTTQAYIQHIQATYPELTITSAYLNEMGQNNDVLIVNDAYVFRFPKYTAGIEQLKIETNILRTVKPYLSLPIPAPLYLSFAEELPGRVFVGYPLLEGEPFTLEAFQAASRQNSVPTIAAQLAQFLHELHQLPVSSLLPELIPGDFDMVKQLTELYEQIVSQLFPAMREQAKKDVAERFEAYLADPAHFDFQPCLTHGDFGTGNILYSPAKQRITGIIDFGGSGVGDPAYDLAGLCASYGEPFLQHFTPVYPQLEQVMTRMRFYRSTFALEEALFGLENDDETAYQAGMRDYI from the coding sequence ATGACAACGCAAGCGTATATCCAACACATTCAAGCAACATATCCGGAATTGACCATTACTTCCGCCTACTTGAACGAAATGGGTCAAAACAATGATGTGCTCATCGTTAATGACGCATACGTGTTTCGCTTTCCGAAATATACGGCCGGAATCGAGCAACTGAAGATCGAAACGAACATTTTACGCACGGTAAAACCATATCTCTCCCTGCCGATTCCGGCTCCGCTCTATTTGTCCTTTGCCGAGGAACTACCTGGGCGGGTGTTTGTCGGATATCCGCTACTCGAAGGTGAGCCTTTTACCCTGGAAGCTTTTCAAGCAGCCTCTCGTCAAAACTCGGTACCGACTATCGCTGCCCAGCTTGCACAATTTCTTCATGAACTGCACCAGCTTCCCGTCTCCTCCTTGCTCCCGGAGCTTATCCCTGGCGATTTTGACATGGTCAAGCAGTTGACTGAGCTGTATGAACAGATTGTTTCGCAATTGTTCCCAGCGATGCGTGAGCAAGCGAAAAAGGATGTGGCAGAGCGGTTTGAAGCATACCTGGCAGACCCTGCCCATTTTGATTTTCAGCCTTGCTTGACTCATGGAGATTTTGGCACAGGGAATATCTTGTACTCCCCGGCAAAACAACGCATCACAGGCATCATCGACTTTGGCGGTTCCGGTGTGGGCGATCCGGCATACGACCTCGCTGGACTCTGTGCGAGCTACGGCGAACCTTTTTTGCAGCATTTCACTCCGGTGTACCCCCAGCTTGAGCAGGTGATGACAAGGATGAGATTTTACCGCAGTACATTTGCCTTGGAAGAAGCGCTGTTTGGTCTGGAAAACGACGATGAGACAGCGTACCAGGCTGGCATGCGGGATTACATCTAG
- a CDS encoding DMT family transporter — protein sequence MLRSYLLLIFCVTAWGSNFVFGKMLVAEFSPLFLSAMRLLFIVLFLLIWSRGRLKMPKLSRTDWLLLAVLGVVGVFINQWSFYKGLVTADPTTSALILALTPITTALLAALFLKESLTGRMAIGSVIGTSGVLFVIYTGAELHFDVGILWIVLTMLTFATSIILVRLLGHRLPPLVTTLVSNLIGFGSMLPFVLISIPTATVSTSLSSWLLLFVTAVVMHGIVTLIWNSQLQKVGAAKAAMFANLEPFIAMLFGLLLLAKPVTAVQFFGAILIIAGVTLTTTSKEPREKKKLSSLSS from the coding sequence ATGCTACGCTCCTACTTGCTGCTCATTTTTTGCGTAACCGCTTGGGGCAGCAATTTCGTCTTCGGGAAAATGCTTGTCGCCGAGTTTTCTCCGCTCTTTTTGTCGGCTATGCGTCTCTTGTTTATCGTGTTGTTTCTGCTCATCTGGTCCAGAGGGCGTCTGAAAATGCCAAAGCTCTCTCGTACGGACTGGCTCTTGCTCGCGGTACTGGGAGTGGTCGGCGTATTCATCAACCAGTGGTCCTTTTACAAAGGGCTCGTTACTGCTGATCCGACCACCTCTGCCCTCATCCTGGCGCTGACGCCGATTACAACGGCTCTCTTGGCTGCCTTGTTCTTGAAAGAATCGCTGACTGGTCGCATGGCAATCGGTTCGGTGATCGGTACATCAGGTGTTTTATTCGTCATTTATACAGGGGCAGAGCTGCATTTTGATGTCGGTATCCTCTGGATTGTATTGACGATGCTGACGTTCGCTACCTCGATCATACTCGTCAGGTTGTTGGGACATCGACTCCCTCCACTCGTGACGACACTCGTATCCAATCTGATCGGCTTCGGATCGATGCTGCCTTTTGTCCTGATCAGCATCCCTACGGCCACGGTAAGCACCAGCCTCTCATCCTGGCTTCTCTTGTTTGTCACTGCTGTCGTCATGCACGGCATTGTGACCCTAATCTGGAACAGTCAACTTCAGAAGGTAGGTGCCGCCAAAGCCGCGATGTTTGCGAATCTGGAACCGTTTATTGCCATGCTTTTTGGATTATTATTGCTGGCAAAGCCTGTAACAGCCGTACAGTTTTTCGGAGCGATTCTCATCATCGCGGGTGTGACCTTGACCACAACTTCCAAGGAGCCGCGTGAAAAGAAGAAGCTTTCCTCGCTTTCATCCTGA
- a CDS encoding sodium:solute symporter family transporter has translation MTYLSFREYVVGAAKIGIGLGVVSILARWVTGNTIFGSPEALVKYGIFGGIGFALMGAFALSMFGLLGRKVRRELSEGMTIGDYMRDKLHPFGYWLMIIILLITTIEAMFVQGMAGGVLLNILFGLPIPLGLLCFFGFCVLFAGIGGIRSIHRFAIVQIVITFAAIILIPVYFFVGKGVEHVYNGLRLYHPYLLVLNNNEGLFFIITGLLIGFGQVFVDQASWQRLYMMEEKKIVPTFLVSGLIFATVPLAFSSLIIIVLFTGGFDDIYSLLFDLVRKIDTMILLVLFVLCAFGAIMSAFGAGLHSMISLMVNNVYQLFRPDASERQKIRLGYILAIAIGALSYGLTIYFQPTLLDLLFFFGIMYASLFLPIVVIVLTKGKAPTFILISAVMGFVAGYSSRMYVDPMMAIWIASLCTALVLTAYLCMTWLWKRYIRTPDHTR, from the coding sequence TTGACCTACTTATCGTTTCGCGAATACGTGGTAGGTGCAGCAAAGATCGGCATTGGGCTTGGAGTCGTCTCGATCCTCGCCCGCTGGGTGACCGGAAACACGATCTTCGGTTCACCGGAAGCACTCGTCAAATACGGGATATTTGGCGGGATCGGCTTCGCTTTGATGGGAGCATTTGCCCTCAGTATGTTTGGCCTGCTTGGGCGTAAGGTCCGCCGTGAGTTATCAGAAGGGATGACCATCGGGGATTACATGCGAGACAAGCTGCATCCGTTTGGTTACTGGCTGATGATCATCATCCTTTTGATTACCACGATTGAAGCGATGTTCGTCCAGGGAATGGCTGGGGGCGTATTGTTGAACATCTTGTTTGGTTTACCGATCCCGCTCGGCTTGCTTTGCTTTTTTGGATTTTGTGTGCTGTTTGCAGGCATCGGAGGTATCCGCTCGATCCATCGTTTTGCCATCGTGCAAATAGTCATTACGTTTGCAGCCATCATCCTGATTCCCGTCTACTTTTTCGTCGGAAAAGGGGTCGAGCACGTCTATAACGGACTGCGCCTTTACCATCCTTACCTTCTGGTGCTCAACAACAACGAGGGTCTATTTTTTATCATTACCGGGCTGTTGATTGGGTTTGGTCAAGTCTTTGTCGATCAGGCATCGTGGCAGCGGCTCTATATGATGGAAGAGAAAAAGATCGTCCCTACCTTTCTGGTGTCCGGACTCATTTTTGCAACCGTACCACTGGCGTTTTCCTCGCTGATCATCATCGTCCTTTTTACGGGCGGCTTTGATGATATTTACTCGCTGTTGTTTGATCTCGTACGCAAGATTGACACGATGATATTGCTTGTATTATTTGTCCTCTGTGCCTTTGGTGCGATCATGTCCGCTTTTGGTGCAGGTCTTCATTCCATGATCAGTCTGATGGTCAACAACGTCTACCAGCTCTTCCGCCCAGACGCTTCTGAACGGCAAAAAATCCGTTTGGGCTACATCCTTGCCATTGCCATCGGTGCGCTTTCGTATGGTTTGACGATCTACTTCCAGCCGACCTTGCTGGATTTGCTGTTCTTCTTTGGCATTATGTATGCCTCGCTGTTTTTGCCTATCGTCGTCATCGTGTTGACGAAGGGGAAGGCACCTACTTTCATATTGATCAGCGCAGTAATGGGATTCGTCGCAGGCTATAGCAGCCGGATGTACGTCGATCCGATGATGGCAATCTGGATTGCCTCCTTATGTACAGCTCTGGTCTTAACGGCCTACTTGTGCATGACCTGGCTATGGAAACGGTACATCCGAACGCCGGATCACACTCGCTGA
- a CDS encoding response regulator transcription factor → MNVLLVDDEPLELDQLEYLIQPMFPLWKFYKAADGSQAMAISQKVPLHLAFLDINLPGKSGLVLGEELRAQHKDIELIIVTAYQDFHYAKQSIRLGVVDYITKPVIESELVDILKKYQKSPALSAYTRIISDAMNIIHQKFAEKLNLADLAAEVHINPTYLSRRFHEEVGVSFSEYLMQYRIQMSKKFLIAHPDWSISTVAERTGFNSQHYFSTIFRKVVGKTPKEYRDKGNAS, encoded by the coding sequence ATGAACGTACTACTCGTGGATGACGAACCGTTGGAGCTGGACCAACTCGAGTATTTGATTCAGCCCATGTTCCCCTTGTGGAAATTCTACAAGGCCGCAGATGGCAGTCAAGCCATGGCGATCAGCCAGAAGGTTCCTCTTCATCTCGCCTTTCTGGACATTAATCTTCCGGGGAAATCCGGGCTGGTGCTTGGCGAAGAGCTGAGAGCCCAGCACAAAGATATCGAGCTCATCATTGTAACGGCTTATCAAGATTTTCATTATGCCAAGCAATCGATCCGTCTCGGTGTCGTGGATTACATCACGAAGCCCGTCATTGAGAGCGAGCTGGTCGACATTCTGAAAAAATATCAGAAGAGCCCTGCCCTCTCTGCTTACACACGAATTATTTCCGACGCGATGAACATCATTCATCAAAAATTCGCGGAAAAGCTGAATTTGGCTGATCTTGCCGCAGAGGTCCATATCAATCCGACATATTTGAGCCGCCGTTTTCATGAAGAAGTAGGCGTCTCATTCTCTGAGTATTTAATGCAGTACCGCATTCAAATGTCGAAGAAGTTCCTGATCGCTCATCCTGATTGGAGCATATCGACGGTTGCCGAGCGGACTGGCTTCAACAGCCAACACTATTTCAGCACCATTTTTCGCAAGGTAGTGGGGAAAACCCCGAAAGAATACCGGGACAAGGGGAATGCATCTTGA
- a CDS encoding sensor histidine kinase, whose translation MISFEGFTLLILLFILAPIIGAIALLFLFIFEKRIDLLENKNLKIELEKELQQALYNQLNQQIQPHFLFNTLNVILSLARLNRTKELVRALEVLSQFLKFKYKSTEPLISLAREITYTEQYLEIQKLRFGDRLRIQLDCADDLLQASIPPFVLQTLVENAFKHGLERKMGEATLDIRISRKDDDVLLTVIDNGSSGLTAIQNENESEIETEQPHEKSGHGLDNIRRRLHLCFGDHAHLELAPIAEGGTLVSVRWPCTYEQIDLR comes from the coding sequence ATGATAAGCTTCGAAGGTTTCACATTACTCATTCTGCTGTTTATTTTGGCTCCTATCATAGGAGCTATTGCTTTATTGTTTCTGTTCATTTTCGAGAAACGGATTGATCTCTTAGAGAACAAAAATCTGAAGATCGAGCTGGAAAAAGAGCTTCAGCAAGCGCTCTACAATCAGTTGAATCAACAAATTCAGCCTCACTTCTTGTTTAATACGCTAAATGTCATTCTGAGTCTGGCGCGATTGAACCGAACGAAGGAACTGGTGAGAGCGCTCGAAGTCCTCTCCCAGTTTCTCAAATTCAAATACAAATCCACGGAGCCGTTGATTTCATTGGCGCGGGAGATTACGTACACGGAGCAATATTTGGAGATTCAAAAGCTGCGTTTCGGCGATCGGCTCCGGATTCAACTGGATTGTGCAGATGATCTCTTGCAAGCATCCATTCCGCCATTCGTCTTGCAAACGCTCGTGGAAAACGCATTTAAGCATGGATTGGAACGAAAAATGGGCGAAGCTACCTTAGACATCCGCATAAGCCGAAAAGATGACGATGTCCTGCTTACGGTCATCGACAACGGTTCTTCCGGACTCACAGCAATCCAGAATGAAAATGAAAGTGAGATCGAAACTGAACAGCCACATGAGAAGAGCGGTCACGGGTTGGACAACATCCGCAGGCGGCTCCACCTTTGTTTTGGTGATCATGCACATCTGGAGCTAGCTCCGATAGCTGAGGGAGGAACTCTTGTGTCTGTCAGGTGGCCCTGTACGTATGAACAAATCGATCTGAGGTGA